From the genome of Schistocerca piceifrons isolate TAMUIC-IGC-003096 chromosome 6, iqSchPice1.1, whole genome shotgun sequence:
tgtagtgctggaatgggaacagggaaggggctataTGGGTggggacaatgactaacgaaggttgaggctggGAAGGTTACGGGAACAtatgatatattgcagggagagtttccacctgtgcagttcagaaaacctggtgttggtgggaaggatccatgacACAGgccgtgaagcagtcattgaaatgaagaaagtCATGTTTGGCGGTGTGTTCAGCAAcggggtggtccagttgtttcttggccagagtttgtcggtggccattcatgctggcagacagcttgttggttgtcatgcccacatagaatgtagcacagtggttgcagcttagcttgtagatcacatgactggtttcacaggtagcgctGCCTTTGATGTgctaggtgatgtttgtgaccagactggagtaggtggttgtgggaggatgtatgggacaggtattgcatctaggtctattgcagggatgtgagccatgagataaggggttgggagcaggggttgtgtaggaatggacaagtatattgtgtaggtataGACCTAGATGCGAGACAAAGGCCTTGTTgtccgaaagcttattttgtgacagtctttttgttgtccctatctgtgactcagcatctctgttatatggtgagtagcaaatatcCTTTCCACAATAGTGTTAcatgccatcctggattttccagtgtttgattcTACCATCACTTATCTATCACTGCAGTACTGATATTTTACCAAAAGTTATAAATGTACTTTTTCTTTTACAGAATAAGGAGTTCACCTTCCGAGGGCATGGTGGTAGCGTAGACCAGCTGTGTTGGCATgcctctaatactgatctcttaagTACAGCAAGTGGTGATAAAAGTGTTAGAATATGGGACACCAGAACCCAGAAATGTGCCGCTACAATCTTGACAAAGGGTACACAAaacatcttaaaacaaaaacagttgtAAATGTTTTGTGCATAATGCGTTCACATGtggcattttgtttcattttgtaaatgttctaggtgaaaacaTCAACATTGCTTGGGCACCAGATGGTAATACTATCGCTGTTGGGAATAAAGAGGACTTGGTGACATTCATAGATACCCGTACTCACAAGATAAAGGCAGAAGAACAGTTTCATTTTGAAGTAAATGAAATTGCATGGAATAAAGAAAGTAATCTGTTTTTTCTTACAAATGGCCAAGGTTGCATACATATATTAAGGTACATCAGTATTATATGGCTGTCTCCCTACACATAATACTCTGAGAAAGAGAAGTGAGTCAAGTCACCACTCCAACAGCAGCTGAGGCTTATGGCAAGAGAGACGCAGttagttaaaaaataataataaaataaagaaaaagcccCGTGAAATCATCATTTGGATTTGTTTGACAGGTAAAGATGCATAATAGGAACCAAAAGTCTAATGGAGAGAATGGTCAGTACAAAAGCAATATGTCAATAATAATTATATTTCATGCTTGTGATCTCTACTGGCAATGAAGTATTCTAGTTAATGGGTTTAAGCCTTGTTGAGAATGACTTGTTTGGAAATACCAGTATTCTCTCCTAACTTTtttatgtgattttcttaaataattttaggTGTACATTGAAAGCATGCTATAGTTAAATGCGCAGAACACAGTTATCTAGAGCTGTAACTGTTGAGCAAAGGAAATATAAAGTGTCAAAAAACACACAGATCCAAAACATGTTTCATGGAGTTGAAATTTACCTTGAAGATAAATGGTAATTTATAATGTTTCTAAAACACTCCCAATCACACATTTGACTGTTGCTGAAAGATGGCATTTATATGTAGCACTACTCCCACCTTCGCTCCATTGAAGTCacttaatctctctctctccctctctctctctctctctctctctctctctctctctctctctctctctctctcacacacacacacacacacacagactaaaaTGAGGAATTCAGGAAGATTTCCTTAAGTTTCGCCTTTGCAAATACCTTACCACATGTAAAAAATCACTCCATTAATCCTCAAGCTTCATAACTATTAAGGTTAGATGATTCTCAGGCTAGAAGGCCATAAGTGCCTACAAACTGTAACACAAATTGTGCCCAGTAAAACATTCTGTAGCTCACAGCACCTTTCTTGTGGAGGGCTCTTATATCTTTACACGTCACCATGCTAGCTACCACTATGTTTAGATAAACATATCTTTGGGAGGGGACATAAATACACTATCAGATTTACGTGTATTGATTTTGGCCCACTTGTTGTAGTCTAGAGACTGATCACAAACCGCTGCAAAACAGttccgatttttaaaaaaagtcgCAAGTTTATAAGTTCTTTGCAGACCTGTCAACTGCGGTATAAATAAATGAGTAGAGCTGGATTTGATGTTATCGTACACAAGGTGTACATTTGAAATTCACTAGTTTATTCAAGAAATCATAACTTTTGTAGTGGCACTAGGTATCCCAGTAAAAACTCGGACTAGCAGCCAAATTCCCAAGAAACAGACTCAAAGTGCCACTTGTGATTCACAAATAACTGATTGCACTGTTAGTTCCTTGATATCTTATCAGTGTACCTCCCTAGGAAAACTGTTAAGTGCATCTGCGGTCTCATTTGCAGAAAATTCCAAGTCGCGATGGAATTGTGAAATAATCAAAGTCCCGACACTTGCACTACGCAGCTGCTTACCACCCAGAATCAGCCACATAAATGTTACCAAATCATATCCTAAAGATAGAGCTCCCCACCCTGTAACCTCTAAACACAAAGTTCCCCCTACATCTCCAAAAGCGAGCCCATCTTATCATGTCTTGCCCTACTAATTCTTTTAACTTCCTTCCTATTGGCTGTTGGTATTGTCTCTTCCCTACCATGCCACTCTGTCCTAGTGATGTAATTACATTCCAATTTTATACAACTTGTGGACCAATTGGCCAATATTAATTAAAAgagttttatataaaaacaaagatgaggtgacttaccgaacaaaagcgctggcaggtcgatagacacacaagcaaacacaaacatacacacaaaattcaagctttcgcaacaaactgttgcctcatcaggaaagagggaaggagaggggaagacgaaaggaagtgggttttaagggagagggtaaggagtcattccaatcccgggagcggaaagacttaccttagggggaaaaaaggacaggtatacacacgcacatatccatccacacatacagacacaagcagacatatttaaaggcctttaaatatgtctgcttgctctttcctgatgaggcaacagtttgttgcgaaagcttgaattttgtgtgtatgtttgtgtttgcttgtgtgtctatcgacctgccagcgcttttgttcggtaagtcacctcatctttgtttttatatataatttttcccacgtggaatgtttccttccattatattaaaagAGTTTTATATAGACGACACTTAAATGCTTATCAAAATTACATCAAACACTAAATATTAAAATGAATATCTACTCACAAATTATTACATTAGCTTGGTTATTTTGTTTGTGGCCCAACACATAAATAATCTGCACATTTTTAACATTAAGGATAAGTTTAGAAAATCAGGTACTCTAGGTTTGCATGCACTGGTGTGTGCATTAAATGTTTGTGAGTATGATTTGGTGGAAATTCCAACTCGATCACATTTGGTGAGAGTTTTATGTGGAAACATGCTGGAGCCCCCAGGCGAAGCCTTGTGGGGTTATCACAGATTAGCTGCCATTGTACCTGCTCCAGCTATTATGTGTTGTGACCACTCCTACTGGCATAACAGAGTGCATCTGAAATGTAGTAGACCTGTGGTCCCACTTACACACAGAGGACATGGTGTATTCTAAAGGAGGTACCGCAAAAGCTTCCTAAGTCAAACTGCAAACTAGCACCTTCAAAATTTTAATCATACATCTTAGGTGCTTTCTATTCAGTGTTCCCTCTTGGAATTTTGTAACACATTGAAACCCACATTCAGGAATTCCCTAGTGATCATTTTCCCGTCTTGGACCATCTGTCCAAGTTACCAAACTATTCAGAACCTCATTCTGCTCACTGCAATTAATTACTGATGTGCTCAAACCAAAATGCAGCTGTTCATTCTGTAATCTTTTGAATGGGCAAACTACTCGTCAAATTCCCAGTTCTTAATATGTACTGATTCAGACTTCCAGTAAGCCAGTCTAATAAATAACAAGCAAGTGATTTATTCTCGCTATAAACAGACTCTCCTCTCCATTAGATTCAGCTTTTTTCGTACATTGCTTCTTTGCTAAGCAAAAGAGAAAAGTGCAAGCTAATTATGTTGTTTCTCTTCATTTACAGTTGCCCCCTGCATCACACTGTCTGTTAGGTGAGTGACAGCCAGCTTCTCTTTCCAATGTATTTAAACTGCTCAAACAACCTAATTTACAAATTGTGTATTTTTTACCTTTTACGATATTAATGTGATTTTACTCAGAAAGcatcacattttctgaaaactgcagTTTTTGACTTTGCATACTTAGGGTTTCGGGGATGTAAGGATCCCAAAAAGAGACCTTTCCCCTAGATGTACTTACATCTGTGAGTAGTGCTCAATTTTAATTTTGATGAAAGGAGCATTATTGTAAATGTTATTTAGCAAATAGTCCATTGGGTTTATCTCAGGGGCCCCTTTTTACATTCAGTGATTCAGATTGTGAGATCCTACCCGCGTATCTAACATAGGGTGTCTTGGAAACTGTTTTCTCAGATAACTAGACAACGTTCAAACAACTCTTATTAATGGAGTTCATTACAgtaaattgaattgacaatacttaactttgcctttttGCAGTAGGTGTCGCAAGCAaatagcgatatgcaaataatcaatgtccttcaatagatacaatttccatgcaagcaactAATACAGATCACAAGTCATGGCTCGTTTTCTAGTGCGCATCTTCTAGTGCGGCCAAGGCTTGGCAGAACAGTCCTTATATGCTCTTCTTATAGGGGCCGCTCCGGTCGTGGTGTGGTCCTAGTCAGCGTCCTATTGGCTTATGTCATCTCATAGCCTTCTCTGCTGCAGCATTTTGGGCTGACGTTCCGGCACTTGATGTTACACCGGAAGACAGATTACATGTACAATTTTACTGGCAAACTTGGATGTTTCCTTTAGCTCATTTGTGCAATACACACTGTTTCATTATCATATTAGTGCCAGACTGTTAAAAAAGTACATAACAGTGAAataatttctgaaagtatgtgtcagTAAAGATTTAGAGTGTGTTCCCTGATcattgatgttaaaaaaaaaaaaaactggactcTTACTATTTTCCTAGCTGTCGCAAGCAGAGTTTCTTCTTCCAACTAATTGAGGAATGTATTTTGTGACTAGGGACCATTTACTAACAGTAAAGATTTCTCTGTCTGTCTTTATTCATTAACACGGTCAGCTTAGCTGCTGTCATGAGAATTATCAGGAATTAAGAATGAGTCACAAGGACCTCCTCAAGCCTTGTGGGTTGGGAAGGAGGAACACTGTGAATCAACAGGGAAAGTAAAAATGTGATGTCTATAACATGGGGTGTTGTTGGAATCTGAAAATTATAAGTAATACTTGGAAGCAATTATAAAGCACACCTATGCAAAAGAGGAAAAGCACCCacaaaaattagaaaagaaaataGGTAAATGTCATGCCCAAATACAAAGTTGAACTGGAGGGACATGAGGTTCCAAGTGTTACATAGGGAAGGTACTGAAATGTGCCTCATATCATAAGAATGCTGagtaaaatcaaataatggaaagttaaGGATGGCATAACAGAAATATGGGAAGAGTAGATTGATAGAGGATGTGTTGAATCACAGGCAAGTATAATGAAAAAGAATGCTATAAATATGTCAGTTCTCGTTTTCACTCATTCCATGCGGCTCAAACCCTCCCTTTTGGGTGTGTAAGGTGGATCAAATTTCAGGCCGTGAATTCAGAAATTTGAGCGCTGCTGGGGGTTTTGGTTGGTGTGTACTAGGCCAGTTAAGTAAGCTGTTAGTCCTCTTACTCAGTACGAATACTAAGTACATATACGAATCAGGACAGTGCATCTTGAATATTGTGACTGCAGTGTATTGGAACTCCATTGAGCATAAAACACATGCTTCCTCTTACATGCAGGGGCTCGCCCTGTTGCAAGtctggaagtggtggtggtggttagtgtttaacatcccgtcgacaacgaggtcagtagagacggagcgcaagctcggattagggaaggattgggaaggaaatcggccgtgccctttcaaaggaaccatcccggcatttgcctgaaacgatttagggaaatcacggaaaacctaaatcaggatggctggagacgggattgaaccgtcgtcctcccgaatacgagtccagtgtgctaacaagtcTGGAAGTGTTCTAAATAAAGTGCTTGTAGACAGCACCCATAAAACATTCTGAGAGAATATGTAACTTACCAGACGGTCACCTGCAATTGCAAGACACACATTAATCTTACACTGCTGATGGTACTTAGTCTTAATGGTATCATGAGAATTTTGATCTGTCCATGAATGTTGGTGAAAATTTGCTTAAATATGACTGAAAGTACAGAAACCTGATTGGCAGTTAGTACAGCACTGTCAgcaaacaacaaccaccaccgccaccactatgGCACCACACGAAATATGCAAGACAGACTAATTTCAAATGTCAGAGGTGATCGTGTCTCCATATCAGCacagtatcaaacaatggaaactccaggtaggaatatcaacagtgtaggaaaagtcagattgctacttaccataaagaacacattaaattgcagacaggcacagttaaaagacacttatatAAAGCTTTCGGCTAcagcttcatcagtaaaagagagacacacccttgtgtgtatgaatggtgttgtGTCTCACTTTTATTGgggaaggctgtggccgaaagcttcatgtaagtgtgttttaattgtgcctgtctccaacttaacatgttttctttatggtaagcagcaatctgtgtTTTCTTACATTGTTAAGAGGACAGTATTATTGAGACAATGTGGTGTCAGCAGATGACTTGTACTGATGTATAACTTGATTATCTATcagaaaagattttaattgttgGTTACAAACCTCACTTGTTTATATTTATATGCCGTTTTTTATTGCTTTGGTGTGAGGAATCCATCCATAAAGTTTGTTGAAGGACATCTGATACACACTGTACATAAAAAAAAGCAAGTGAATAAGCTGTAggttggttccccccccccccccccccccccatgagtttATACTAACCTATAGCTAAAAATTCTGTTTGACAGTTATCCAGACCTAGAACTACAACATGTGTTGAAAGCACATCCTGGAACTTGTATTTGCATTGAACTAGATCCTACAGGCAAATATTTTGCTACAGGATCGGCTGATGCTCTTGTTTCACTGTGGGATTTGGAAGAACTTGCATGTTTGCGGACTTTTTCAAGGTAAGTTTAGCAGATACTGCTCCATTTTTAAACAAgttcattttactttgttttgaaaGGATTCAGAATTTCAATATTTTCTAAGCATTATGTAACAATCCAATCAGCTTTCAGTATTGTATAAAATAAACAGCTCTTAACGTGTAAAACATTCATCACTTATATTCATGTGAAACTGCTGTACATTAAGCACCAGGGTGAATGTATAACAGCAGTCATACTGTGCAACAAACTCATAATTGATTTGTAGTCTTTATTTAAAAGTAGTGCATTGTCATTCAGCTGTGCTGTTACATTCATAGTGCTTTTTTTCTCCTGTGTAGTAGGCTTGATTTAAATTGTTCACAGCTCCCAAGGTTCTATATTCTGCTATCAA
Proteins encoded in this window:
- the LOC124802765 gene encoding THO complex subunit 3; this encodes MVDFYSNIEELQNYFKTHNKTREYQAHSSKVHSVGWSCDGRRLASGSFDKCVSIFTLDRDRLNKEFTFRGHGGSVDQLCWHASNTDLLSTASGDKSVRIWDTRTQKCAATILTKGENINIAWAPDGNTIAVGNKEDLVTFIDTRTHKIKAEEQFHFEVNEIAWNKESNLFFLTNGQGCIHILSYPDLELQHVLKAHPGTCICIELDPTGKYFATGSADALVSLWDLEELACLRTFSRLEWPVRTISFSHDGQLLASASEDLVIDIGEVCSGNKVVDIGVEAATFTVAWHPSQYLLAFACDDKEAYDRKRDAGTLKVFGFPSE